In Janthinobacterium rivuli, a single genomic region encodes these proteins:
- the cpaB gene encoding Flp pilus assembly protein CpaB, with amino-acid sequence MRNSRVAIVLLLALLMAGGAVLAAARWMSGQGAPASQTVMVALVDIGVGAKVTPAMLRGMDWPAGAMPPGAFGEAGPLDGRITRSAVSKGEPVLESKLAPPGATGGLSAIVAAGKRAMTVRVNDVVGVAGFALPGNFVDILVHTQDDRARQAGGEPLAISKIVLERILVLAVAQESGRDDNKPKVVNAVTLELTPEQVEKLDLARSVGSLSLVLRNQVDPEPVNTGGATKESLLELKAPAPAAAPVRAARRQPAPARAAARDSITVIKGMDTSVQQF; translated from the coding sequence ATGAGAAATAGCCGCGTTGCGATCGTGCTGCTGCTGGCGTTGCTGATGGCGGGGGGCGCCGTGCTGGCGGCCGCGCGCTGGATGTCAGGGCAGGGCGCGCCAGCCAGCCAGACGGTGATGGTCGCGCTGGTCGATATCGGCGTGGGCGCGAAGGTGACGCCGGCCATGCTGCGCGGCATGGACTGGCCGGCTGGCGCCATGCCGCCCGGAGCGTTCGGCGAGGCCGGCCCGCTCGACGGGCGCATCACGCGCAGCGCCGTCAGCAAGGGCGAGCCTGTGCTGGAAAGCAAACTCGCGCCGCCCGGCGCCACGGGCGGCCTGTCGGCCATCGTGGCGGCCGGCAAGCGCGCCATGACCGTGCGCGTCAATGACGTGGTGGGCGTGGCCGGCTTCGCCCTGCCGGGCAATTTCGTCGACATTCTCGTGCATACGCAGGATGACCGCGCCAGGCAGGCGGGCGGCGAGCCGCTGGCCATTTCCAAGATCGTGCTTGAACGCATACTCGTGCTGGCCGTGGCGCAGGAGTCGGGCCGCGACGACAACAAACCCAAGGTGGTCAACGCCGTGACCCTGGAGCTGACGCCGGAGCAGGTGGAAAAGCTGGACCTGGCGCGCAGCGTGGGCAGCCTGTCGCTGGTGCTGCGCAACCAGGTCGATCCCGAACCCGTCAACACGGGCGGCGCCACCAAGGAGTCGCTGCTGGAACTGAAGGCGCCGGCACCGGCGGCCGCGCCGGTGCGCGCGGCGCGGCGCCAACCGGCCCCGGCACGCGCCGCCGCGCGCGACAGCATCACCGTCATCAAGGGCATGGATACAAGCGTCCAGCAATTTTAA
- a CDS encoding LuxR C-terminal-related transcriptional regulator — protein sequence MSTNNVIRVMLVSDHKTWLWGLEQLFASAQPAMQVVASSTEIDSALLLARTLCPDVIVLDADLGCGGACAIDYLPQLLGNGVSRAMLFSGTQDQAACGRAVRSGARAVVGKETPVKQMVDAIARLHQGELCLDPALLDSMLGVLNKPEAAPDPEEQRIARLTLKERKIVAMMVEGNGALNRAIAQRAFISEQTLRNHLTSIYSKLDVTNRLELYVYATRNRLAEPIHAE from the coding sequence ATGTCAACAAACAATGTCATCCGCGTCATGCTGGTGTCGGACCACAAGACCTGGCTGTGGGGCCTGGAGCAGTTGTTCGCCAGCGCCCAGCCGGCGATGCAGGTGGTGGCCAGTTCCACCGAGATCGACAGCGCGCTGCTGCTGGCGCGGACCCTGTGCCCCGACGTCATCGTGCTGGACGCCGACCTGGGCTGCGGCGGCGCCTGCGCCATCGATTACCTGCCGCAGCTGCTCGGCAATGGCGTGTCGCGCGCAATGCTGTTCAGCGGCACCCAGGACCAGGCCGCCTGCGGGCGCGCCGTGCGCAGCGGCGCGCGCGCGGTGGTGGGCAAGGAAACGCCCGTCAAGCAAATGGTCGACGCCATCGCCCGCCTGCATCAGGGCGAGTTGTGCCTGGATCCGGCGCTGCTCGACAGCATGCTGGGCGTGCTGAACAAGCCGGAAGCGGCGCCCGATCCGGAAGAGCAGCGGATCGCCAGGCTGACGCTGAAGGAGCGCAAGATCGTTGCCATGATGGTGGAAGGAAATGGCGCGCTGAACCGCGCGATCGCCCAGCGCGCTTTTATCTCGGAGCAAACCTTGCGTAATCATCTGACATCGATCTACAGCAAGCTCGACGTCACTAACCGCCTGGAATTATATGTGTACGCCACCCGCAACCGGCTGGCCGAGCCCATCCATGCGGAATGA
- a CDS encoding CpaF family protein produces the protein MSIRERLGSAKIAALAPQRAAAIDNHGYRDLKLRIHGLLLERVDLESMQRLSQERIREELRGLVERLLDEEAVVINDAERRSLTRDIQHEMLGFGPLETLLSDASVSDILVNGHKQVYVERGGRLELTDICFDDDAHLMKIIDKIVSRVGRRIDESSPMVDARLPDGSRVNAIIPPLAIDGPVMSIRRFSVDPLRLADLVAYRSMTAEMAEVLQGLGKAKMNILISGGTGSGKTTMLNVISGFIGHTERIVTVEDAAELQLQQPHVVRLETRPANIEGKGEVSQRALVRNALRMRPDRIILGEVRGAEALDMLGAMNTGHEGSMATIHANTPRDAITRLENMISMAAANLPSKAIRQQISSAVSVVVQVSRLIDGKRKVTSIQEITGMEGEVITMQEIFSFRQTGVAEGGAVVGHFSASGIRPRFLERLNSFGIGVSAALFEPTAAGR, from the coding sequence TTGTCCATCCGCGAACGGCTCGGCAGCGCCAAGATCGCCGCGCTCGCGCCGCAACGCGCGGCCGCCATCGACAACCACGGCTACCGCGACCTCAAGCTGCGCATCCATGGACTGCTGCTGGAAAGAGTCGACCTGGAAAGCATGCAGCGCCTGTCGCAGGAGCGCATCCGCGAAGAATTGCGCGGCCTGGTCGAGCGCCTGCTGGACGAAGAGGCGGTGGTCATCAACGACGCCGAGCGCCGGAGCCTGACGCGCGACATCCAGCACGAGATGCTGGGCTTCGGACCGCTCGAAACTTTGCTCTCGGACGCCAGCGTATCGGACATCCTCGTCAATGGCCACAAGCAGGTGTATGTGGAACGCGGCGGCCGGCTGGAGCTGACCGACATCTGCTTCGACGATGATGCCCACTTGATGAAGATCATCGACAAGATCGTCTCGCGCGTGGGCCGGCGCATCGACGAATCGAGTCCCATGGTCGATGCGCGCCTGCCCGACGGTTCGCGCGTCAATGCCATCATCCCGCCGCTGGCCATCGACGGCCCCGTGATGTCGATCCGGCGTTTCTCCGTCGATCCGCTGCGCCTGGCCGACCTGGTCGCCTACCGCAGCATGACGGCCGAGATGGCCGAGGTGCTGCAGGGCCTGGGCAAGGCGAAGATGAACATCCTCATTTCCGGCGGTACGGGCAGCGGCAAGACGACCATGCTCAACGTGATTTCCGGCTTCATCGGCCATACGGAACGCATCGTCACGGTGGAAGACGCGGCCGAGCTGCAATTGCAGCAGCCGCACGTGGTGCGCCTGGAAACGCGGCCCGCGAATATCGAAGGCAAGGGGGAAGTATCGCAGCGCGCGCTGGTGCGCAATGCCCTGCGCATGCGTCCGGACCGCATCATCCTGGGCGAGGTGCGCGGCGCCGAGGCGCTCGACATGCTGGGCGCGATGAACACGGGCCACGAAGGCTCGATGGCCACCATCCACGCCAATACGCCACGCGACGCCATCACGCGGCTGGAAAACATGATCAGCATGGCGGCCGCCAACCTGCCCAGCAAGGCCATCCGGCAGCAGATCAGCTCGGCCGTGTCGGTGGTGGTGCAAGTGTCGCGCCTGATCGACGGCAAGCGCAAGGTCACGTCGATCCAGGAAATCACGGGCATGGAAGGAGAGGTCATCACGATGCAGGAAATCTTCAGTTTCAGGCAGACGGGCGTGGCAGAGGGCGGCGCCGTGGTCGGGCATTTCTCGGCCAGCGGCATCCGCCCGCGCTTCCTCGAACGCCTGAACAGCTTTGGCATCGGCGTCTCGGCCGCCCTGTTCGAGCCCACGGCGGCGGGGCGCTGA
- a CDS encoding TadE/TadG family type IV pilus assembly protein, which translates to MRGYFPARAARGIAAVEFAIVLPLLALLLFMVVDLSRAIQAKTILLNISREGANLASRSTSDLSGSSQAIMNALAASTPPLDMNQRGMIYITKIMGYTAKSGMRNIVLEQYRWDAGAKASGYQPASQVWQCGSWSNGACTGIAKDESAPTVALMRDQLSDGELIYAVETFYNFDMLFGTLKIGNSTTPVLGPNLTSMTVF; encoded by the coding sequence ATGCGCGGCTACTTTCCTGCGCGCGCCGCGCGCGGCATCGCCGCCGTGGAATTTGCCATCGTGCTGCCGCTGCTGGCGCTGCTGCTGTTCATGGTGGTCGATCTGTCGCGCGCCATCCAGGCCAAGACCATCCTGCTCAACATCAGCCGCGAAGGCGCCAACCTGGCCTCGCGCTCCACCTCCGACCTGAGCGGATCTAGCCAGGCCATCATGAATGCGCTGGCGGCCAGCACGCCGCCGCTGGACATGAACCAGCGCGGCATGATCTATATCACCAAGATCATGGGCTACACGGCCAAGAGCGGCATGCGCAACATCGTGCTGGAACAGTACCGCTGGGATGCGGGCGCGAAGGCCAGCGGCTACCAGCCCGCCAGCCAGGTGTGGCAATGCGGCAGCTGGAGCAATGGCGCGTGCACGGGCATCGCCAAGGACGAGTCCGCCCCCACGGTGGCGTTGATGCGGGACCAGCTGTCCGACGGCGAACTGATCTACGCCGTGGAAACTTTCTACAATTTCGACATGCTGTTCGGCACCTTGAAAATTGGCAACAGCACGACGCCCGTTCTGGGCCCCAACCTCACTTCGATGACGGTATTCTGA
- a CDS encoding type II secretion system F family protein, translated as MLSYLVYVFLFLAVLLLVAGVWLAWQAARGPGAARVARRLQSMYTASDGEQALSITKQRPLSVYPFLQGVLEGLPGARRVEQLLLQAGMRWLVAGFLGYCALGATVGLLLAGALPLPWYVRLGLGAGGAALPYLLARRARSRRLVRIEQQLPDALDLMGRAMRAGHAFPTALKMVGEEMTGPLADEFRAVFDEVSFGVAMADALGNLAARVPSTDLRYFVIAVLIQRETGGNLTELLGSISAIIRDRLKLLGQVRVLSAEGRMSAWVLGLLPFGAALMMHVMNPQFIAVLYTDAGGRKMVGVALGLLMVGVLGIRKIIHIRV; from the coding sequence ATGCTTTCCTACCTTGTCTATGTGTTCCTTTTCCTGGCCGTCCTGCTGCTGGTGGCGGGCGTCTGGCTGGCGTGGCAAGCGGCGCGGGGGCCGGGCGCGGCGCGGGTGGCGCGGCGCTTGCAATCCATGTATACGGCCAGCGATGGCGAACAGGCGCTGTCGATCACCAAGCAGCGCCCGCTGAGCGTCTATCCCTTCCTGCAGGGCGTGCTGGAAGGCTTGCCCGGCGCGCGGCGCGTCGAGCAACTGCTGCTGCAGGCGGGCATGCGCTGGCTGGTGGCCGGCTTCCTCGGCTATTGCGCACTGGGCGCGACGGTTGGCCTGCTGCTGGCCGGCGCGCTGCCGCTGCCATGGTATGTGCGCCTGGGCCTGGGCGCGGGCGGCGCCGCGCTGCCGTATCTGCTGGCGCGCCGGGCCAGGAGCCGGCGGCTGGTGCGCATCGAGCAGCAGTTGCCGGACGCGCTTGACCTGATGGGCCGCGCCATGCGCGCCGGCCATGCCTTTCCCACCGCGCTGAAAATGGTGGGCGAGGAGATGACGGGGCCGCTGGCCGACGAGTTTCGCGCCGTGTTCGACGAAGTCAGTTTCGGCGTGGCGATGGCCGATGCGCTGGGCAACCTGGCCGCGCGCGTGCCCAGCACGGACTTGCGCTATTTCGTCATCGCCGTGCTGATCCAGCGCGAGACGGGCGGCAACCTGACTGAATTGCTGGGCAGCATCAGCGCCATCATCCGCGACCGATTGAAACTGCTGGGCCAAGTGCGCGTGCTGTCGGCCGAAGGGCGCATGTCGGCCTGGGTGCTGGGCTTGCTGCCGTTTGGCGCGGCGCTGATGATGCACGTGATGAATCCGCAGTTCATTGCCGTGCTGTACACGGATGCGGGCGGGCGCAAGATGGTCGGCGTGGCGCTGGGCTTGCTGATGGTTGGCGTGCTCGGCATCCGAAAAATTATCCATATCCGGGTGTGA
- a CDS encoding AAA family ATPase: MKIAIHSRDEKTLSELGRLLRSRNRLDEISAGGDSLEPLLAAQSLPDVLIFDRPSNDGADLAAIERLSNLHPRMAFIVLCHQQAPEFLLQAMRAGVRDVLPFPAAPASLYAALERIEEKLERREHGNGKVLAFISCKGGSGATFIASNLGYALAAGGQQRVALIDMNLHFGDASLFVSENKPLATLSDVTRDIHRLDSSFLGSSMLHILPNYSVLAAPEDPAHASEVAPEHIDAIIRQARRQYDFIVLDVGRNLDAVSVRALDHADMIFPVLQATLPYIRDGKRLLGMFRSLEYAKEKVHIIVNRHDKGGEIRLRDLEAAYGTAVYRTVPNHYASAAASVNQGMPILQLDKASPITRSLQEFAASLAGGAASTARQGWLGRVLRRA, encoded by the coding sequence GTGAAAATCGCCATCCATTCCAGGGATGAAAAAACCCTGTCCGAACTGGGACGGTTGCTGCGCAGCCGCAACCGGCTCGACGAGATCAGCGCTGGCGGCGACTCGCTCGAACCGCTGCTGGCGGCGCAGTCGCTGCCCGACGTGCTGATCTTCGACCGTCCGTCGAACGACGGCGCCGACCTGGCCGCCATCGAGCGCCTCAGCAATCTGCATCCGCGCATGGCCTTCATCGTGCTGTGCCACCAGCAGGCGCCCGAGTTCCTGCTGCAGGCCATGCGCGCGGGCGTGCGCGACGTGCTGCCGTTTCCCGCCGCGCCGGCCAGCCTGTATGCGGCGCTCGAACGCATCGAGGAAAAGCTGGAGCGGCGCGAGCATGGCAACGGCAAGGTGCTCGCCTTTATTTCCTGCAAGGGCGGCAGCGGCGCCACCTTCATTGCCAGCAACCTCGGTTATGCGCTGGCCGCCGGCGGCCAGCAGCGCGTTGCGCTGATCGACATGAACCTGCATTTTGGCGACGCCTCGCTCTTCGTTTCCGAGAACAAGCCGCTGGCCACCCTGTCCGACGTCACGCGCGACATCCACCGGCTCGACTCCTCGTTCCTCGGGTCGAGCATGCTGCACATCCTGCCCAACTACAGCGTGCTGGCCGCGCCCGAGGATCCGGCCCACGCCAGTGAAGTGGCGCCCGAGCACATCGACGCCATCATCCGGCAAGCCAGGCGCCAGTACGATTTCATCGTGCTCGACGTGGGCCGCAACCTCGACGCCGTCAGCGTGCGCGCGCTCGACCACGCCGACATGATCTTTCCCGTGCTGCAGGCGACCTTGCCGTACATCCGCGACGGCAAGCGCCTGCTGGGCATGTTTCGCTCGCTCGAATACGCGAAGGAAAAGGTGCACATCATCGTCAACCGCCACGACAAGGGCGGCGAAATCCGCCTGCGCGACCTGGAAGCGGCGTATGGCACGGCCGTCTACCGCACGGTGCCGAATCACTACGCTTCGGCCGCCGCCTCCGTCAACCAGGGCATGCCGATTTTGCAGCTCGACAAAGCCAGCCCGATCACCCGCTCGCTGCAGGAGTTCGCCGCCAGCCTGGCCGGCGGCGCGGCCAGCACGGCGCGCCAGGGCTGGCTGGGCCGTGTTCTGCGGCGCGCCTGA
- a CDS encoding Flp family type IVb pilin codes for MNFIKNFIAEEDGVTAIEYALIAALVAAALVTAVGYFTTGLDGAFKAIGTKLTGAAI; via the coding sequence ATGAATTTCATTAAAAACTTTATCGCCGAAGAAGATGGCGTGACTGCGATCGAATATGCGCTGATCGCGGCGCTGGTGGCTGCGGCGCTGGTCACGGCCGTCGGCTATTTCACCACCGGCCTCGATGGCGCCTTCAAGGCGATCGGCACCAAGCTGACGGGCGCGGCGATTTAA
- a CDS encoding type II and III secretion system protein family protein has protein sequence MNTFRKHATSAGMRLALAAALAWPAIAIAAAPARQAVMSPVAAPAMSLGADIARLGEPVRIAVGKSTLRKLSLPVSQIAVNDARVAGARMLGSSSQLFVWGLAPGSTNLILWDRQQRPVIVDIEVEIDVEGLQAQLAYVFPGERAVKAGAAGGSIVLSGQVSDGVKASQILEMAQAYAQRGVGEAAAPSAAADGAASAGGGVKVINMLTIAAPQQVMLEVKIAEVSKTLVDQLGASVGLSGTRGNWSYGLLSNLLSGNPSQLGAVNGKNGNGLTLDAQKRDGLVKVLAEPNIMAISGQEASFLAGGKIFIPVAQDSTTNKITLEEKEFGIAVKFTPTVLEGGRINLKVAPEVSELNREGIGITTGGGAAANAVLPAFTTRRTTTTVQLFDGQSFAVGGLIKNNVTTNIKALPFLGEIPVLGALFRSSDFQTDRTELVFIITPHLVKPLDTADGADIVLPTDAYVAPSRGEFFLQGKMEGAAAPRPRQEAAAQTPAPGPDTQ, from the coding sequence ATGAACACATTTCGTAAGCACGCCACGAGTGCGGGCATGCGCCTGGCCCTGGCGGCAGCACTGGCCTGGCCAGCCATCGCCATCGCGGCGGCGCCGGCCAGGCAAGCCGTCATGTCGCCGGTGGCGGCGCCGGCCATGTCGCTGGGCGCCGATATCGCCCGACTGGGCGAGCCCGTGCGCATCGCCGTGGGCAAGTCCACCTTGCGCAAGCTGAGCTTGCCGGTGTCGCAGATCGCCGTCAACGATGCGAGGGTGGCCGGCGCCAGGATGCTGGGCTCGTCCAGCCAGCTGTTCGTCTGGGGCCTGGCCCCGGGCAGCACCAACCTGATCCTGTGGGACCGGCAGCAGCGCCCCGTGATCGTCGATATTGAAGTCGAGATCGACGTCGAAGGCTTGCAGGCGCAGCTGGCCTATGTCTTTCCTGGCGAGCGCGCCGTCAAGGCCGGTGCGGCCGGCGGCAGCATCGTGCTGTCGGGGCAGGTGAGCGACGGCGTCAAGGCCAGCCAGATCCTCGAGATGGCGCAAGCCTATGCGCAGCGCGGCGTGGGCGAGGCGGCTGCACCTTCCGCAGCGGCCGACGGCGCCGCCAGTGCGGGCGGCGGCGTCAAGGTCATCAATATGCTGACGATCGCGGCGCCGCAACAGGTCATGCTGGAAGTGAAGATCGCCGAAGTGTCGAAGACGCTCGTCGACCAGCTCGGTGCCAGCGTGGGCCTCAGCGGCACGCGCGGCAACTGGAGCTACGGCCTGCTGTCGAACCTGCTCAGCGGCAACCCCAGCCAGCTGGGCGCCGTCAACGGCAAGAATGGCAACGGGCTGACGCTCGATGCGCAAAAGCGCGATGGCCTGGTCAAGGTGCTGGCCGAGCCGAACATCATGGCCATCAGCGGCCAGGAAGCCAGTTTCCTGGCGGGCGGCAAGATTTTCATACCGGTCGCGCAAGACAGCACGACCAACAAGATTACGCTGGAAGAAAAGGAATTCGGCATCGCCGTCAAGTTCACGCCCACCGTGCTGGAAGGCGGGCGGATCAACCTGAAGGTGGCGCCGGAAGTGTCTGAGCTGAACCGCGAAGGCATCGGCATCACCACGGGCGGGGGCGCCGCCGCCAATGCGGTGCTGCCGGCCTTTACCACGCGGCGCACCACCACCACGGTGCAGCTGTTCGATGGTCAGAGTTTTGCCGTGGGCGGCTTGATCAAGAACAATGTGACGACCAACATCAAGGCCTTGCCCTTCCTGGGCGAGATTCCCGTGCTGGGCGCGCTGTTCCGCAGCAGCGATTTCCAGACTGACCGGACCGAGCTGGTGTTCATCATCACGCCGCACCTGGTCAAGCCGCTCGACACCGCCGATGGCGCCGATATCGTGTTGCCGACCGACGCCTACGTGGCGCCGAGCCGCGGCGAGTTCTTCTTGCAGGGAAAAATGGAAGGCGCCGCCGCGCCACGGCCACGCCAGGAAGCGGCCGCGCAGACACCGGCGCCCGGTCCGGATACTCAATAG
- a CDS encoding A24 family peptidase, with the protein MDPHSFWTFSPAIALWGLLAAAVWHDVRRRRIPNRLVFAGAVLGVLLNSLALPGVTPAGPWLALGGLAVGLGLLLPMHALKALGAGDVKLMAMVGAFLGPRATVFAVLCSLLAGGVLALAVALYQGTLRQSLGNARQLLLQGWLRAAAGEAPQLDAPAAPGGNLPYAIAIAAGTAIWLALAAGGQA; encoded by the coding sequence ATGGACCCTCATTCTTTCTGGACGTTCAGCCCCGCCATAGCCTTGTGGGGGCTGCTTGCCGCGGCTGTCTGGCATGACGTGCGCCGCCGGCGCATTCCCAACCGGCTGGTGTTTGCCGGCGCCGTGCTGGGCGTGCTGCTCAACAGCCTGGCCTTGCCCGGGGTGACGCCGGCCGGACCGTGGCTGGCGCTGGGCGGCCTGGCCGTCGGCCTGGGCTTGCTGTTGCCCATGCATGCGCTGAAGGCGCTGGGCGCGGGCGACGTTAAGCTGATGGCGATGGTGGGAGCCTTTCTGGGGCCCCGCGCCACCGTGTTTGCCGTGCTGTGCAGCCTGCTCGCCGGCGGCGTGCTGGCGCTGGCCGTGGCCTTGTACCAGGGCACGCTGCGCCAGTCGCTGGGCAATGCCCGTCAATTGCTGCTGCAAGGCTGGCTGCGCGCCGCTGCGGGCGAGGCGCCGCAGCTTGACGCGCCCGCCGCGCCGGGCGGCAACTTGCCGTACGCGATCGCCATTGCCGCCGGCACCGCCATCTGGCTGGCCCTGGCGGCCGGCGGCCAGGCATGA
- a CDS encoding vWA domain-containing protein has product MRIPHKRQGGQVLIMVALSAVVLIASVGLAVDSALGYFVKAKLNAAVDSASLAAARGVTAGSSEEEQRTNARQSAKEFFDINYPDQFLLSTPTLNPVGVTFDKGIVTIDVSATASLPVSLMGVLGFKTLNVAATAQTIRKDLDMVLVMDTSGSLANNADAVRAAGKSFLNKFNSTVDRVGLLHFASGAQLDLPIKTSDRGFDRTQAGNAINGYKFGGGTNYSEGMWNAQDQLNSISQNNRSSLRVIVFFSDGSPSAFSSYFFPATTGNCTKAGALAVYDDLPSSGFATDGLYRINASSAKLTPETYCTRNLISELPTWYNAHNLPAQADDPTAREFPIVTTTPRAVSKDMSTRKLQWTNMHRASRNLAEAMASKARLENTYIFTLGMGAALKAKAGPDNEIGEDLLRCMANTADAPNRCRKPAEPVGLYCYAATESELSPCFTRLASAILRISK; this is encoded by the coding sequence ATGCGCATTCCACACAAGCGGCAAGGCGGGCAAGTGCTGATCATGGTGGCGCTGTCGGCCGTCGTCTTGATCGCCTCGGTGGGCCTGGCCGTCGATTCGGCCCTCGGCTACTTCGTCAAGGCCAAGCTCAACGCGGCCGTCGACTCGGCCAGCCTGGCGGCGGCGCGCGGCGTCACGGCGGGCAGCTCGGAAGAGGAACAACGGACCAATGCGCGCCAGTCGGCCAAGGAATTTTTTGACATCAATTATCCGGACCAGTTCCTGCTGTCGACGCCGACCCTCAACCCCGTCGGCGTCACGTTCGACAAGGGCATCGTCACCATCGACGTCTCTGCCACCGCCTCGCTGCCCGTCTCGCTGATGGGCGTACTCGGCTTCAAGACCTTGAACGTGGCCGCCACCGCGCAAACCATCCGCAAGGATCTGGACATGGTGCTGGTGATGGATACCTCGGGCTCGCTGGCTAACAATGCCGACGCCGTGCGGGCGGCGGGCAAGTCCTTCCTGAATAAATTCAATTCCACCGTTGACCGCGTCGGCTTGCTGCATTTTGCCAGCGGCGCGCAGCTCGATCTGCCGATCAAGACAAGCGATCGCGGCTTCGATCGCACGCAGGCTGGCAATGCCATCAATGGCTACAAGTTCGGAGGCGGCACGAATTACTCGGAAGGCATGTGGAATGCTCAGGATCAGCTCAATAGCATCAGCCAGAACAATCGCTCCAGCCTGCGCGTCATCGTGTTCTTTTCCGATGGATCTCCGTCCGCCTTTTCCTCTTACTTTTTCCCCGCCACCACGGGCAATTGCACGAAAGCGGGAGCGCTGGCCGTGTACGATGATTTACCATCGAGCGGTTTTGCGACAGATGGACTGTACCGTATCAATGCAAGCAGCGCCAAGCTCACGCCCGAGACCTATTGCACCAGAAACCTGATCAGTGAATTGCCGACCTGGTATAACGCGCACAATCTTCCCGCCCAGGCCGACGATCCGACGGCACGCGAATTCCCCATCGTGACCACTACGCCGCGTGCGGTGAGCAAAGATATGTCCACCAGAAAACTCCAGTGGACCAATATGCACCGTGCATCGCGCAACCTGGCAGAGGCGATGGCCAGCAAGGCACGCCTGGAAAATACCTACATATTTACTCTGGGCATGGGCGCCGCACTGAAGGCCAAGGCCGGGCCGGACAATGAAATCGGCGAGGACTTGCTGCGCTGCATGGCCAATACGGCGGATGCACCAAACCGTTGCCGCAAGCCGGCCGAACCCGTGGGCCTGTACTGCTATGCGGCCACCGAGAGCGAGCTGAGTCCCTGTTTCACGCGGCTCGCCTCGGCCATCCTGCGCATTTCCAAATAA
- a CDS encoding TadE/TadG family type IV pilus assembly protein translates to MRLKQADSRIFRKHDGQGGTTLLELALITPVFLMLIIGIIELSMAYFANMTMQHAVREGARYAVTGAKDLDPDSANQQRYQAVMQKIRDSSMGMYDKVSPVISVNGSDAVGAAMFGQAGDIVVITVDCRWAFATPMIRALFRDGQAHFVVAATMRNESFGGL, encoded by the coding sequence ATGCGTTTAAAACAGGCCGATTCCCGCATATTCCGCAAGCACGACGGACAAGGCGGCACCACGCTGCTTGAATTGGCCCTGATCACACCGGTCTTTCTCATGCTGATAATCGGCATCATCGAATTGAGCATGGCCTATTTTGCCAATATGACCATGCAGCACGCGGTGCGCGAAGGCGCGCGCTATGCCGTCACGGGGGCCAAGGACCTCGACCCCGACAGCGCCAACCAGCAGCGTTACCAGGCCGTGATGCAAAAAATACGCGACAGCTCCATGGGCATGTATGACAAGGTCAGCCCCGTGATCTCCGTCAACGGCAGCGATGCGGTCGGCGCCGCCATGTTCGGCCAGGCCGGCGATATCGTCGTCATTACCGTCGATTGCCGCTGGGCGTTTGCCACCCCCATGATCCGTGCCCTGTTCCGCGATGGCCAGGCGCATTTCGTCGTGGCAGCCACCATGCGCAATGAAAGCTTTGGCGGCCTGTGA